A genomic window from Chrysoperla carnea chromosome 3, inChrCarn1.1, whole genome shotgun sequence includes:
- the LOC123295367 gene encoding catalase-like isoform X1 yields the protein MSKREAAANQLSDFKDKQKTPATNLTSWGSPKVYQDASLTVGPQGPLLMQDNDFIDDMAHFDRERIPERVVHAKGAGAFGYFEVTKDITQYTAAKVFSKIGKKTSIAVRFSQVAGEAGYPDTVRDPRGFAVKFYTDDGIWDLVGNNTPIFFIRDPILFPSFIHTQKRNPVTHLKDFDAFWDFMSLRPETVHQFTYLFGDRGIPASYRHMNGYGSHTFKFVNSDSKPIYCKFHYKTDLGVKNLDPDSAQQIAGSDPDFLIRDLYNAIAEGNYPSWTMYIQVMTFDEATQVSFNPFDLTKVWPHAEFPLIEVGKLVLNQNPSSYFAEVEQLSFEPSNFVPGIEPSPDKMLQGRLFSYGDTSRYRLGPNYNQLPVNSPFRADTPKNYQRDGANTVETQGGAPNYHPNSFCGPEVDPRALKLQPKFNASGDVYRYDSGDEDNYSQARILYTKVFDDAARKRFVNNVADHCSRSAQFIQDRVVSVFSKVDADLGSQLKSALDKRRDNVSSLLPKNIKFL from the coding sequence AAAACTCCAGCCACCAATCTAACGTCATGGGGATCTCCAAAAGTATATCAAGATGCAAGTTTAACTGTGGGTCCTCAAGGGCCTTTATTAATGCAAgataatgattttattgatgATATGGCTCATTTTGATCGTGAACGAATTCCTGAACGAGTGGTTCATGCCAAAGGAGCAGGAGCTTTTGGATATTTTGAAGTAACTAAGGATATTACTCAATACACAGCagcaaaagttttttcaaaaatcggaaAGAAAACATCAATTGCTGTCCGATTTTCACAAGTTGCAGGTGAAGCCGGTTATCCAGATACTGTACGTGATCCACGTGGTTTcgctgtaaaattttatactgacGATGGAATTTGGGATTTAGTCGGAAACAATACACCAATATTTTTCATTCGAGATCCGATACTATTTCCAAGTTTTATAcatactcaaaaacgaaatccTGTAACACACTTAAAAGATTTTGATGCATTTTGGGATTTTATGTCTTTGAGACCAGAAACCGTTCACCAGTTTACCTACTTATTTGGAGACCGAGGAATTCCAGCATCATACCGACATATGAATGGCTATGGATCACATACTTTTAAATTCGTAAATAGTGACAGTAAACCTATCTATTgcaaatttcattataaaacagATTTAGGGGTAAAAAATTTAGATCCTGATTCAGCCCAACAAATAGCTGGATCTGATCCCGATTTTTTGATACGAGACTTGTACAATGCAATTGCTGAAGGGAATTACCCATCATGGACTATGTACATACAAGTTATGACTTTTGATGAAGCAACTCAAGTATCATTCAATCCATTCGATTTAACTAAAGTATGGCCCCATGCTGAATTTCCTTTAATTGAAGTTGGAAAATTAGTGTTGAATCAAAATCCTTCATCATACTTTGCCGAAGTTGAACAATTATCCTTCGAACCATCTAATTTTGTTCCCGGTATTGAACCATCACCTGATAAAATGTTACAAGGAAGATTGTTCTCTTATGGAGATACAAGTCGCTATCGATTAGGTCCAAATTACAATCAACTTCCTGTAAATTCACCATTTAGAGCCGATACGCCTAAAAACTATCAAAGAGATGGTGCAAATACTGTTGAAACTCAAGGTGGAGCACCCAACTATCATCCAAACAGTTTTTGTGGTCCAGAAGTAGATCCAAGAGCTTTAAAATTACAACCAAAATTCaatgcaagtggggatgtttaTCGATATGATTCTGGAGATGAAGATAATTATTCACAAGCTAGAATACTTTACACAAAAGTGTTCGATGACGCTGCTCGTAAACGTTTTGTCAATAATGTAGCAGATCATTGTTCCAGATCAGCACAATTTATACAAGATCGTGTAGTTTCTGTGTTTTCGAAGGTAGATGCAGATTTAGGCTCCCAACTTAAATCAGCATTGGATAAAAGGCGTGATAATGTTTCTTCGTTAttgccaaaaaatattaaatttttgtga
- the LOC123295367 gene encoding catalase-like isoform X2, with amino-acid sequence MQDNDFIDDMAHFDRERIPERVVHAKGAGAFGYFEVTKDITQYTAAKVFSKIGKKTSIAVRFSQVAGEAGYPDTVRDPRGFAVKFYTDDGIWDLVGNNTPIFFIRDPILFPSFIHTQKRNPVTHLKDFDAFWDFMSLRPETVHQFTYLFGDRGIPASYRHMNGYGSHTFKFVNSDSKPIYCKFHYKTDLGVKNLDPDSAQQIAGSDPDFLIRDLYNAIAEGNYPSWTMYIQVMTFDEATQVSFNPFDLTKVWPHAEFPLIEVGKLVLNQNPSSYFAEVEQLSFEPSNFVPGIEPSPDKMLQGRLFSYGDTSRYRLGPNYNQLPVNSPFRADTPKNYQRDGANTVETQGGAPNYHPNSFCGPEVDPRALKLQPKFNASGDVYRYDSGDEDNYSQARILYTKVFDDAARKRFVNNVADHCSRSAQFIQDRVVSVFSKVDADLGSQLKSALDKRRDNVSSLLPKNIKFL; translated from the coding sequence ATGCAAgataatgattttattgatgATATGGCTCATTTTGATCGTGAACGAATTCCTGAACGAGTGGTTCATGCCAAAGGAGCAGGAGCTTTTGGATATTTTGAAGTAACTAAGGATATTACTCAATACACAGCagcaaaagttttttcaaaaatcggaaAGAAAACATCAATTGCTGTCCGATTTTCACAAGTTGCAGGTGAAGCCGGTTATCCAGATACTGTACGTGATCCACGTGGTTTcgctgtaaaattttatactgacGATGGAATTTGGGATTTAGTCGGAAACAATACACCAATATTTTTCATTCGAGATCCGATACTATTTCCAAGTTTTATAcatactcaaaaacgaaatccTGTAACACACTTAAAAGATTTTGATGCATTTTGGGATTTTATGTCTTTGAGACCAGAAACCGTTCACCAGTTTACCTACTTATTTGGAGACCGAGGAATTCCAGCATCATACCGACATATGAATGGCTATGGATCACATACTTTTAAATTCGTAAATAGTGACAGTAAACCTATCTATTgcaaatttcattataaaacagATTTAGGGGTAAAAAATTTAGATCCTGATTCAGCCCAACAAATAGCTGGATCTGATCCCGATTTTTTGATACGAGACTTGTACAATGCAATTGCTGAAGGGAATTACCCATCATGGACTATGTACATACAAGTTATGACTTTTGATGAAGCAACTCAAGTATCATTCAATCCATTCGATTTAACTAAAGTATGGCCCCATGCTGAATTTCCTTTAATTGAAGTTGGAAAATTAGTGTTGAATCAAAATCCTTCATCATACTTTGCCGAAGTTGAACAATTATCCTTCGAACCATCTAATTTTGTTCCCGGTATTGAACCATCACCTGATAAAATGTTACAAGGAAGATTGTTCTCTTATGGAGATACAAGTCGCTATCGATTAGGTCCAAATTACAATCAACTTCCTGTAAATTCACCATTTAGAGCCGATACGCCTAAAAACTATCAAAGAGATGGTGCAAATACTGTTGAAACTCAAGGTGGAGCACCCAACTATCATCCAAACAGTTTTTGTGGTCCAGAAGTAGATCCAAGAGCTTTAAAATTACAACCAAAATTCaatgcaagtggggatgtttaTCGATATGATTCTGGAGATGAAGATAATTATTCACAAGCTAGAATACTTTACACAAAAGTGTTCGATGACGCTGCTCGTAAACGTTTTGTCAATAATGTAGCAGATCATTGTTCCAGATCAGCACAATTTATACAAGATCGTGTAGTTTCTGTGTTTTCGAAGGTAGATGCAGATTTAGGCTCCCAACTTAAATCAGCATTGGATAAAAGGCGTGATAATGTTTCTTCGTTAttgccaaaaaatattaaatttttgtga
- the LOC123295371 gene encoding catalase-like isoform X1, protein MSGRDPASDQLLTFKKNQGKPEINLTAYGTPTVYKDATLTVGKNGPILLQDVNFIEEMAHFDRERIPERVVHAKGAGAFGYFEVTHDITKYCSAKVFSEIGKRTPIAVRFSTVGGESGSADTVRDPRGFAVKFYTEDGIWDIVGNNTPIFFIRDPVLFTSFIHTQKRNPQTHLKDMDMFWDFITLRPETTHQTLFLMSDRGIPDGYRHMNGYGSHTFKLVNNEGSYVYCKFHYKTDQGIKNLDVATANELSASDPDYSIRDLFNAISKGNFPSWTFYIQVMTKEQAEKSPFNPYDLTKVWSHKEYPLIPVGKLVLDRNPSNYFAEVEQIAFSPAHLVPGIEPSPDKMLQGRLFSYTDTHRHRLGTNYNQLPVNCPFRSRSIPNYERDGPQAIDNKGSAPNYHPNSFSGPVVEERAQRLQPAFPVSGDVYRYDSGDEDNYSQATIFYRKTLDEAARTRLVNNIVGSLSGAVNFIQERAIRNFSQVDADFARRIAEGLKNKAKANL, encoded by the exons ATGTCAGGTCGAGACCCGGCATCGGACCAATTACTtaccttcaaaaaaaatcag ggCAAAccagaaataaatttaacagcTTATGGTACACCAACAGTGTACAAAGACGCTACTCTAACTGTTGGAAAAAATGGACCAATACTTTTACAAGATGTTAATTTCATTGAAGAAATGGCACATTTCGATCGTGAACGTATTCCCGAACGAGTTGTTCACGCTAAAGGAGCAGGTGCATTTGGTTACTTTGAAGTAACGCATGACATCACCAAATATTGTTCAGCAaaagtattttctgaaattggTAAAAGAACCCCAATTGCTGTTCGATTTTCAACCGTCGGTGGGGAATCAGGATCAGCTGATACAGTTCGAGATCCTCGTGGATTTGCtgttaaattttatactgaAGATGGTATATGGGATATTGTAGGAAATAATACACCTATCTTCTTTATTAGAGATCCGGTTCTATTCACCAGCTTTATTCATACACAAAAACGTAATCCACAAACGCATTTAAAAGATATGGACATGTTTTGGGATTTTATAACCTTAAGACCTGAAACTACACaccaaactttatttttaatgagcGATCGTGGTATACCCGATGGCTACAGACATATGAACGGTTATGGTTCGCATACATTTAAATTAGTTAACAATGAAGGAAGCTATGTATATTGTAAATTCCATTATAAAACAGATCAAGGTATTAAGAACTTGGACGTGGCTACAGCTAATGAATTATCTGCATCCGATCCAGATTATAGTATTCGCGATTTATTTAATGCTATATCAAAGGGTAACTTCCCATCATGGACATTCTACATTCAAGTAATGACTAAGGAACAAGCAGAAAAATCACCATTCAATCCATATGATTTAACAAAAGTATGGTCTCATAAAGAGTATCCACTTATTCCAGTTGGTAAACTAGTATTAGATAGAAATCCAAGTAATTACTTCGCAGAAGTTGAACAAATTGCATTTAGTCCAGCTCATTTGGTACCTGGCATCGAACCATCACCAGATAAAATGTTACAAGGCCGTTTATTCTCTTATACAGATACTCATCGTCATCGTTTAGGCACTAACTACAATCAACTTCCAGTTAACTGTCCATTCCGTTCAAGATCCATTCCAAATTATGAACGTGATGGACCACAAGCAATTGATAATAAAGGAAGTGCTCCTAATTATCATCCCAACAGTTTTAGTGGCCCAGTGGTTGAAGAGAGAGCCCAAAGATTACAACCAGCTTTCCCAGTCAGTGGAGATGTTTATCGTTATGATTCGGGTGATGAAGATAATTATTCACAAGCTACAATCTTTTACCGTAAAACTTTGGATGAGGCAGCACGCACTCGTcttgttaataatattgttgGATCTTTAAGTGGTGCTGTTAATTTCATTCAAGAACGTGCTATTCGTAACTTTTCTCAAGTGGATGCTGATTTTGCAAGACGAATTGCTGAAGGTCTTAAAAATAAAGCTAAAGCTAATCTTTAA
- the LOC123295371 gene encoding catalase-like isoform X2: MSGRDPASDQLLTFKKNQVSHSGHNNLTTKSYGTPTVYKDATLTVGKNGPILLQDVNFIEEMAHFDRERIPERVVHAKGAGAFGYFEVTHDITKYCSAKVFSEIGKRTPIAVRFSTVGGESGSADTVRDPRGFAVKFYTEDGIWDIVGNNTPIFFIRDPVLFTSFIHTQKRNPQTHLKDMDMFWDFITLRPETTHQTLFLMSDRGIPDGYRHMNGYGSHTFKLVNNEGSYVYCKFHYKTDQGIKNLDVATANELSASDPDYSIRDLFNAISKGNFPSWTFYIQVMTKEQAEKSPFNPYDLTKVWSHKEYPLIPVGKLVLDRNPSNYFAEVEQIAFSPAHLVPGIEPSPDKMLQGRLFSYTDTHRHRLGTNYNQLPVNCPFRSRSIPNYERDGPQAIDNKGSAPNYHPNSFSGPVVEERAQRLQPAFPVSGDVYRYDSGDEDNYSQATIFYRKTLDEAARTRLVNNIVGSLSGAVNFIQERAIRNFSQVDADFARRIAEGLKNKAKANL, from the exons ATGTCAGGTCGAGACCCGGCATCGGACCAATTACTtaccttcaaaaaaaatcag GTATCACATAGTGGTCATAATAATTTAACTACTAAAT cTTATGGTACACCAACAGTGTACAAAGACGCTACTCTAACTGTTGGAAAAAATGGACCAATACTTTTACAAGATGTTAATTTCATTGAAGAAATGGCACATTTCGATCGTGAACGTATTCCCGAACGAGTTGTTCACGCTAAAGGAGCAGGTGCATTTGGTTACTTTGAAGTAACGCATGACATCACCAAATATTGTTCAGCAaaagtattttctgaaattggTAAAAGAACCCCAATTGCTGTTCGATTTTCAACCGTCGGTGGGGAATCAGGATCAGCTGATACAGTTCGAGATCCTCGTGGATTTGCtgttaaattttatactgaAGATGGTATATGGGATATTGTAGGAAATAATACACCTATCTTCTTTATTAGAGATCCGGTTCTATTCACCAGCTTTATTCATACACAAAAACGTAATCCACAAACGCATTTAAAAGATATGGACATGTTTTGGGATTTTATAACCTTAAGACCTGAAACTACACaccaaactttatttttaatgagcGATCGTGGTATACCCGATGGCTACAGACATATGAACGGTTATGGTTCGCATACATTTAAATTAGTTAACAATGAAGGAAGCTATGTATATTGTAAATTCCATTATAAAACAGATCAAGGTATTAAGAACTTGGACGTGGCTACAGCTAATGAATTATCTGCATCCGATCCAGATTATAGTATTCGCGATTTATTTAATGCTATATCAAAGGGTAACTTCCCATCATGGACATTCTACATTCAAGTAATGACTAAGGAACAAGCAGAAAAATCACCATTCAATCCATATGATTTAACAAAAGTATGGTCTCATAAAGAGTATCCACTTATTCCAGTTGGTAAACTAGTATTAGATAGAAATCCAAGTAATTACTTCGCAGAAGTTGAACAAATTGCATTTAGTCCAGCTCATTTGGTACCTGGCATCGAACCATCACCAGATAAAATGTTACAAGGCCGTTTATTCTCTTATACAGATACTCATCGTCATCGTTTAGGCACTAACTACAATCAACTTCCAGTTAACTGTCCATTCCGTTCAAGATCCATTCCAAATTATGAACGTGATGGACCACAAGCAATTGATAATAAAGGAAGTGCTCCTAATTATCATCCCAACAGTTTTAGTGGCCCAGTGGTTGAAGAGAGAGCCCAAAGATTACAACCAGCTTTCCCAGTCAGTGGAGATGTTTATCGTTATGATTCGGGTGATGAAGATAATTATTCACAAGCTACAATCTTTTACCGTAAAACTTTGGATGAGGCAGCACGCACTCGTcttgttaataatattgttgGATCTTTAAGTGGTGCTGTTAATTTCATTCAAGAACGTGCTATTCGTAACTTTTCTCAAGTGGATGCTGATTTTGCAAGACGAATTGCTGAAGGTCTTAAAAATAAAGCTAAAGCTAATCTTTAA
- the LOC123295375 gene encoding deformed epidermal autoregulatory factor 1 isoform X1: MENAASDSVVIPDISEAEHLASEHDGGENGGSGSESGQRVTLGGRHANVGVPVTLPVGSLITSTFNVITQDQLSHFKPMLCVDNNGYISNDGSGAELKTTHIVIQQDTSDDSNANNATNITNTNMGGSWSEAATLPILPVRCKNTSAELHKSRFGSGGRGRCIKLGMSWYTPSEFEALCGRASSKDWKRSIRFGGRSLQTLIDEGILSPHATSCTCAACCDDDNATGPVRLFTPYKRRRRKEIESDANRPINIKVRREGSGEDSDMDGGANANKDEAWQTLAEGLDPNDYQLMEPTPPSDPNVALRRLEEMSNNMMRLASEFRRVVDEARELCVRQVERFSRDREAAVLAARVEAQVAALQPDSATTADSTLQPALDNDNHKKCANCNRDALAECSLCRRTPYCSTFCQRKDWTSHQVECVRAVTAETPQQSIMLIVESAEHQ, translated from the exons ATGGAAAATGCAGCGTCGGACAGTGTCGTTATACCGGACATTTCCGAAGCCGAACATCTTGCGAGTGAGCACGATGGCGGCGAGAATGGCGGTTCCGGATCGGAGTCAGGTCAGCGTGTCACGTTAGGTGGACGGCATGCGAATGTTGGAGTACCTGTCACATTACCTGTTGGTTCACTTATTACAAGTACCTTCAATGTCATCACCCAAGATCAGTTGTCACATTTTAAGCCTATGTTATGTGTTGATAATAATGGCTACatatcaaatgatggatctggGGCAGAACTCAAAACCACGCATATTGTTATACAACAAGATACATCCGATGACAGTAATGCAAACAATGcaacaaatattacaaataccAATATGGGAGGTAGTTGGAGTGAAGCAGCAACACTTCCAATATTACCCGTACGATGTAAAAACACATCTGCAGAATTACATAAATCCAGATTTGGATCTGGTGGTCGCGGTCGATGTATAAAATTAGGCATGTCTTGGTATACACCTAGTGAATTTGAAGCGTTATGTGGACGAGCATCGAGTAAAGATTGGAAACGTAGTATTCGTTTTGGTGGACGTAGTTTACAAACACTTATCGATGAAGGTATTTTATCACCACATGCGACCAGTTGTACATGTGCAGCATGTTGTGATGATGACAATGCAACTGGACCAGTACGACTTTTCACACCATATAAACGACGACGAAGAAAAGAAATTGAATCGGATGCCAATAGACCTATAAATATAAAGGTGCGTCGTGAAGGTAGTGGCGAGGATAGTGATATGGATGGCGGAGCAAACGCAAATAAAGATGAGGCTTGGCAG ACCCTAGCAGAGGGATTAGATCCAAATGATTATCAGTTAATGGAACCGACACCACCATCTGATCCAAATGTAGCCCTACGACGTTTAGAAGAAATGAGTAATAATATGATGCGATTAGCTAGTGAGTTTCGGAGAGTGGTTGACGAGGCACGAGAATTGTGTGTACGACAAGTTGAAAGATTTTCACGAGATAGAGAGGCAGCGGTTTTAGCAGCGAGAGTTGAAGCTCAAGTTGCGGCACTGCAACCGGATTCAGCGACTACAGCTGATTCTACTTTACAGCCTGCTTTAGATAATGACAATCACAAGAag tgTGCCAATTGTAATAGAGACGCTCTTGCCGAATGCTCATTGTGTAGACGAACACCATATTGTTCGACATTCTGTCAACGAAAAGATTGGACATCACATCAAGTTGAATGTGTACGTGCTGTTACTGCTGAGACACCTCAACAGTCTATAATGCTTATTGTTGAAAGTGCAGAGcatcaataa
- the LOC123295375 gene encoding deformed epidermal autoregulatory factor 1 isoform X2, with protein sequence MENAASDSVVIPDISEAEHLASEHDGGENGGSGSESGQRVTLGGRHANVGVPVTLPVGSLITSTFNVITQDQLSHFKPMLCVDNNGYISNDGSGAELKTTHIVIQQDTSDDSNANNATNITNTNMGGSWSEAATLPILPVRCKNTSAELHKSRFGSGGRGRCIKLGMSWYTPSEFEALCGRASSKDWKRSIRFGGRSLQTLIDEGILSPHATSCTCAACCDDDNATGPVRLFTPYKRRRRKEIESDANRPINIKTLAEGLDPNDYQLMEPTPPSDPNVALRRLEEMSNNMMRLASEFRRVVDEARELCVRQVERFSRDREAAVLAARVEAQVAALQPDSATTADSTLQPALDNDNHKKCANCNRDALAECSLCRRTPYCSTFCQRKDWTSHQVECVRAVTAETPQQSIMLIVESAEHQ encoded by the exons ATGGAAAATGCAGCGTCGGACAGTGTCGTTATACCGGACATTTCCGAAGCCGAACATCTTGCGAGTGAGCACGATGGCGGCGAGAATGGCGGTTCCGGATCGGAGTCAGGTCAGCGTGTCACGTTAGGTGGACGGCATGCGAATGTTGGAGTACCTGTCACATTACCTGTTGGTTCACTTATTACAAGTACCTTCAATGTCATCACCCAAGATCAGTTGTCACATTTTAAGCCTATGTTATGTGTTGATAATAATGGCTACatatcaaatgatggatctggGGCAGAACTCAAAACCACGCATATTGTTATACAACAAGATACATCCGATGACAGTAATGCAAACAATGcaacaaatattacaaataccAATATGGGAGGTAGTTGGAGTGAAGCAGCAACACTTCCAATATTACCCGTACGATGTAAAAACACATCTGCAGAATTACATAAATCCAGATTTGGATCTGGTGGTCGCGGTCGATGTATAAAATTAGGCATGTCTTGGTATACACCTAGTGAATTTGAAGCGTTATGTGGACGAGCATCGAGTAAAGATTGGAAACGTAGTATTCGTTTTGGTGGACGTAGTTTACAAACACTTATCGATGAAGGTATTTTATCACCACATGCGACCAGTTGTACATGTGCAGCATGTTGTGATGATGACAATGCAACTGGACCAGTACGACTTTTCACACCATATAAACGACGACGAAGAAAAGAAATTGAATCGGATGCCAATAGACCTATAAATATAAAG ACCCTAGCAGAGGGATTAGATCCAAATGATTATCAGTTAATGGAACCGACACCACCATCTGATCCAAATGTAGCCCTACGACGTTTAGAAGAAATGAGTAATAATATGATGCGATTAGCTAGTGAGTTTCGGAGAGTGGTTGACGAGGCACGAGAATTGTGTGTACGACAAGTTGAAAGATTTTCACGAGATAGAGAGGCAGCGGTTTTAGCAGCGAGAGTTGAAGCTCAAGTTGCGGCACTGCAACCGGATTCAGCGACTACAGCTGATTCTACTTTACAGCCTGCTTTAGATAATGACAATCACAAGAag tgTGCCAATTGTAATAGAGACGCTCTTGCCGAATGCTCATTGTGTAGACGAACACCATATTGTTCGACATTCTGTCAACGAAAAGATTGGACATCACATCAAGTTGAATGTGTACGTGCTGTTACTGCTGAGACACCTCAACAGTCTATAATGCTTATTGTTGAAAGTGCAGAGcatcaataa
- the LOC123295378 gene encoding chitin deacetylase 7, whose protein sequence is MKFVIVSILLLGAVFAAPKIDSRLDQAKECSANVACKLPDCLCSSTNIPGNLNASSIPQIVLLTFDDAVQTGNYYPYYQKIFNNRLNPDKCPIQGTFFASHEYTNYSLVRDLYNEGHEIALHSISHVPNVTYWQAASTNLMTDEIIGERDLISYFAKIPKEDIKGVRLPFLQMSGDTSFEVMSKNGLLYDCSWPTQVFTDPPLWPYTLEYKTIQDCQIGPCPESSFPKSWVVPMIDWTDDKNVPCSMVDACANIPTDVDGILAFMKRNFKRHYETNKAPFGFFVHAAWFQALEVHFTAYLKFVEYLQSLPDVYIVSVSRMLEWVKNPADLKNLSKPWPKCNEPKKTSCKLTTCPHKKQGEWGEEDRYMTHCEATCPKSYPWVGNPLGNK, encoded by the exons ATGAAATTCGTAATAGTGTCAATATTACTTTTGGGAGCAGTTTTTGCTGCACCCAAAATAGATTCACGTTTAGATCAAGCTAAAGAATGTAGTGCAAATGTTGCCTGCAAATTACCAGATTGCCTTTGTTCATCCACAAATATACCTGGCAATTTGAATGCATCAAGTATTCCGCAA atTGTGTTATTGACGTTTGATGATGCTGTACAAACAGGAAATTATTATCCTtactatcaaaaaatatttaataatcgaTTAAATCCCGATAAATGCCCAATACAAGGCACTTTCTTTGCATCACATGAATATACGAATTATTCGTTG gtaCGAGATTTGTACAATGAAGGTCATGAAATCGCTTTGCATTCAATATCACATGTACCTAATGTTACTTATTGGCAAGCAGCATCAACTAATCTTATGACAGACGAAATTATAGGTGAACGCGatttaataagttattttgcaaaaattccGAAAGAAGATATAAAAGGAGTtcgtttaccatttttacaaaTGTCAGGCGACACTAGTTTTGAAGTAATGAGCAAAAACGGTTTATTGTATGATTGCTCGTGGCCTACACAAGTATTTACAGATCCACCATTATGGCCATACACACTAGAGTACAAGACCATCCAAGATTGTCAAATTGGACCATGTCCCGAATCCAGTTTTCCAAAGTCGTGGGTTGTTCCAATGATCGACTGGACAGATGATAAAAACGTACCATGCAGCATGGTTGATGCTTGTGCAAACAt ACCAACTGATGTGGATGGTATACTGGCATTCATGAAACGGAATTTTAAACGTcattatgaaacaaataaagCACCATTCGGTTTCTTTGTTCATGCTGCATGGTTCCAAGCATTAGAAGTACATTTTAcagcatatttaaaatttgtggaGTATCTTCAGAGTTTACCAGATGTATATATT GTGAGTGTTAGCCGAATGTTAGAATGGGTCAAAAATCCAGcagacttaaaaaatttatcaaaaccgTGGCCGAAATGTAACGAACCTAAGAAAACATCTTGTAAATTAACCACATGTCCTCATAAGAAACAAGGAGAATGGGGTGAAGAAGATAGATATATGACACATTGTGAAGCAACTTGTCCGAAATCTTATCCATGGGTTGGAAATCCATTGGGAAATaagtaa